Proteins encoded together in one Nitrospira sp. window:
- a CDS encoding universal stress protein — MYKTIYIPVDNSDHSNTAVDMGVHLAKTFGSKIVGSHVYAAKMHDKRFKQMEAGLPEEYHDETELDRQRQIHDSLITRGLQIITDSYLDYVDKKCTEANLPIERRSLEGRNWKVLAEDINTNGYDLVIMGALGVGAVKDSVIGSNTERVVRRVRNSDMLIIKNTQPIKGGKIVVAVDGSPYSFGGLMTGLALGKALGIPVEAISAFDPYFHYAAFHSISGVLNEEAGKVFRFKEQEKLHEEIIDSGLAKIYQSHLDISREIAQAEQTDLKTTLLDGKAFEKIIQYVRKDVPALLIVGRIGVHSDEDMDVGSNTENLLRSAPCNVLISNRKYVPPIDTQAEYTIAWTEEALRRMEKIPVFARGVAKTAIHRYAIEKGHTIISNTVVDAAVGHILPKGAMDAMRALGGSLDAAGIDRDRMQADEGVTKDLMGPTLSGIMTQIVEEKPKEISVSTQAYLDRMAQTYFVCDGCGYIGKGDTPVKCPVCSADGTKFKQVDKKIFEVAATTEGELETDVAYDDVPMQWTKDAKEAIRAVPAGFQRRRAKARIEKTARKLGMTTITLEYAAPMIKEAASEDYTPIFSNKGTGTAPTAEGMLAAANENGTNGHAESASPYTWTSDAQARLDRAPEGFMRDCTKALILKHAEKIGATVITLEVANEGIEQAKGYMAEAMKTGNLKDMIADLTGKGRA, encoded by the coding sequence ATGTATAAGACGATCTATATTCCGGTCGACAATTCCGACCATTCCAATACAGCGGTGGATATGGGTGTCCATCTGGCAAAAACCTTCGGCTCCAAAATTGTGGGAAGCCATGTCTATGCCGCAAAAATGCATGACAAGCGCTTTAAGCAGATGGAAGCCGGATTGCCGGAGGAATACCATGATGAAACGGAGCTCGACCGTCAGCGCCAGATCCATGATTCGCTGATCACGCGTGGCCTCCAAATTATCACCGATTCCTACCTCGATTACGTCGATAAGAAGTGTACCGAGGCCAATCTGCCCATTGAACGGCGCTCGCTTGAAGGGCGAAACTGGAAGGTGTTGGCCGAGGACATTAATACCAACGGGTACGACCTCGTCATCATGGGCGCCTTGGGCGTCGGAGCCGTCAAGGACAGCGTCATCGGAAGCAACACGGAACGCGTCGTGCGCCGTGTTCGCAACTCCGATATGCTGATCATCAAGAACACCCAACCGATCAAGGGTGGCAAGATTGTTGTGGCAGTGGACGGAAGCCCTTATTCGTTCGGCGGATTGATGACCGGGCTCGCACTGGGTAAAGCGCTCGGCATCCCGGTCGAGGCGATTTCAGCCTTCGATCCCTACTTCCACTATGCGGCCTTCCACAGTATTTCCGGTGTGCTCAATGAAGAAGCGGGAAAGGTTTTCCGGTTCAAGGAACAGGAAAAACTCCACGAAGAGATCATCGATAGCGGCTTGGCCAAGATCTATCAATCACATCTGGACATTTCCCGTGAAATTGCGCAAGCCGAACAGACCGACCTCAAAACCACGCTGCTGGACGGTAAGGCCTTTGAAAAAATCATCCAGTATGTCCGCAAGGATGTCCCGGCCTTGCTGATCGTCGGACGCATTGGTGTCCACAGCGACGAGGATATGGACGTCGGCAGCAACACTGAGAACCTGTTGCGGAGTGCACCCTGCAATGTCCTCATCTCGAACCGTAAATATGTTCCCCCGATCGATACGCAGGCAGAGTACACCATCGCCTGGACGGAAGAGGCGTTGCGACGGATGGAAAAAATTCCTGTCTTTGCCCGTGGCGTGGCGAAAACAGCGATTCATCGGTATGCCATTGAGAAGGGTCATACGATTATCAGCAACACGGTCGTCGATGCCGCAGTAGGACACATTCTTCCGAAAGGCGCCATGGACGCAATGCGAGCGCTTGGTGGAAGCTTGGATGCCGCAGGGATCGATCGTGACAGAATGCAAGCGGACGAAGGTGTGACGAAAGACCTCATGGGGCCGACCTTGAGCGGCATCATGACCCAGATCGTGGAGGAAAAGCCGAAGGAAATCAGTGTTTCGACACAGGCCTACCTTGATCGTATGGCACAGACCTATTTCGTGTGTGACGGGTGTGGGTATATCGGAAAAGGTGATACGCCCGTTAAGTGCCCCGTGTGCAGTGCTGATGGCACCAAATTCAAGCAGGTCGATAAGAAGATTTTTGAAGTGGCGGCAACGACGGAAGGCGAACTGGAAACAGATGTCGCCTACGACGATGTGCCGATGCAATGGACTAAAGATGCGAAAGAAGCGATCCGTGCCGTCCCGGCCGGATTCCAACGGAGACGAGCGAAGGCGAGGATCGAAAAGACCGCGCGAAAATTGGGGATGACGACCATCACCCTCGAATACGCGGCCCCGATGATCAAAGAAGCGGCATCCGAGGACTACACACCGATTTTTTCGAACAAGGGCACCGGCACGGCCCCGACAGCGGAAGGGATGCTGGCTGCAGCCAATGAAAATGGAACGAACGGCCATGCTGAAAGCGCATCCCCCTACACCTGGACGAGCGATGCACAAGCCAGGTTGGATCGGGCGCCGGAAGGTTTCATGCGTGACTGCACCAAAGCGTTGATTCTCAAGCATGCTGAGAAAATCGGCGCGACCGTGATCACACTCGAGGTCGCGAACGAAGGCATCGAACAAGCAAAGGGCTATATGGCGGAAGCCATGAAGACCGGCAACCTCAAAGACATGATCGCAGACCTCACCGGAAAGGGACGCGCATAA
- a CDS encoding response regulator encodes MSHPSCAVLNAQELVDYTRDRREARTVHSALVIEDDPDISLALQDLLEFEGFRVDCASTCRQAFASITQNTYDVVLLDLGLPDGDGSSILEDLRVSRPALPVIVLTASNRDLGSLPAFARITKPWVRRDLCNILHRALGTTSTPVV; translated from the coding sequence ATGAGTCATCCATCGTGTGCCGTGTTGAATGCTCAGGAGTTGGTGGACTACACACGCGACAGGAGGGAAGCTCGAACCGTACATTCCGCCTTGGTCATTGAAGATGACCCTGACATCTCATTGGCCCTTCAAGATTTGCTGGAATTCGAAGGATTCCGAGTCGATTGTGCATCGACCTGTCGCCAAGCTTTCGCCTCGATCACACAGAATACCTACGATGTGGTCCTTCTTGATCTCGGCCTACCCGACGGAGACGGCAGCTCGATCTTGGAGGATCTCCGCGTCTCCCGTCCTGCACTTCCCGTGATTGTTTTAACAGCCTCGAATAGAGACCTGGGATCCTTGCCCGCATTTGCCCGTATCACGAAACCCTGGGTGAGAAGAGACCTCTGCAACATCCTCCACCGGGCTCTCGGTACTACGTCAACGCCGGTCGTGTAG
- a CDS encoding DNA translocase FtsK: protein MGATTSGRRGEARRAPSPSSHIQREVFGVILIALSLLMLLSLLSFVPGEATVVASGDPVAHPPRNLIGSFGALLAGGFFYGIGGAAYLCPLLLGRWGIRCFSQAPMSLELRTAGSSVASVVFFSAFVHLEANGIPTMTSGIIAQGMAGGVVGETIAEGLRSVFAGTGAHIVIIAGFLVSLLLSAPLSLGEAVRRIPQSWATVREGTVALLPERSLDTEKTVSNRRVRGKSARSATISYEEESVAGKEQESEVISALPVPIIQPFPVVNSSRDIEATDSEVVVPARESEDYRLPDPEMLSDPSGPLDRMSEEELKAQSEVLSRALRSFGVDGTVTEVRPGPVVTMYEFEPAPGTKVARIVNLADDLALALKAISLRIVAPLPGKSVVGIEVPNRSRETVSLREVIMSDAFRRARSRLTMALGKDIFGAPVTADLKTMPHLLVAGATGAGKSVSLNTMLLSILFSAKPSEVKLLLIDPKMLEFQSYDGIPHLLRPVITDPKSAARGLGWVVAEMERRYKLLAEAGVRNIEAYNRKVADLHETFAEQDPSLGEQTERPMAFLSEEARLSAGETSIAEGERGCMQPKPTPPEPLPFIVVMIDELADLMMVAPKDVEDKIARLAQMARASGIHLVLATQRPSVDVLTGLIKANFPARIAFQVSSKTDSRTILDANGAEALLGRGDMLYLASGTGRLARLHGSFVSDEDVRSVVEFVKKQALPVYNPELQSLKLDEAAEEESKDEVYEQAKELVLSSGQASASLIQRRLRVGYPRAARMIEQMEAEGIVGAAGRDGRREVLGRRGPVGAAEA, encoded by the coding sequence ATGGGTGCGACCACATCGGGTAGGCGGGGAGAAGCCCGCCGAGCCCCTTCTCCCTCTTCTCATATTCAGCGGGAAGTCTTCGGTGTGATCCTGATCGCGCTGAGCTTGCTCATGCTCCTGAGCCTTTTGTCGTTTGTCCCAGGAGAGGCGACGGTCGTGGCCAGTGGAGATCCTGTCGCACATCCGCCACGAAACCTCATTGGCTCGTTTGGGGCTTTGTTGGCCGGTGGGTTCTTTTATGGGATCGGTGGCGCAGCGTATCTCTGCCCGCTGTTGCTGGGGCGATGGGGCATTCGCTGTTTTTCCCAGGCGCCGATGAGTCTTGAGCTGCGAACTGCCGGTAGTTCGGTGGCTTCCGTCGTGTTTTTTAGCGCATTTGTACATCTTGAAGCGAATGGCATTCCAACCATGACCAGCGGGATCATCGCTCAAGGCATGGCTGGTGGTGTCGTCGGTGAGACGATTGCGGAGGGACTCCGGTCTGTCTTCGCGGGGACCGGTGCGCACATTGTGATTATCGCAGGGTTCCTGGTATCGCTTCTCTTATCGGCGCCGCTCTCCTTGGGAGAGGCGGTACGCCGCATTCCGCAATCATGGGCCACTGTCCGCGAAGGGACGGTCGCTCTGCTGCCTGAACGTTCACTGGATACTGAAAAGACGGTTAGCAATCGACGGGTACGAGGCAAGTCTGCAAGGTCGGCAACCATCAGCTATGAAGAAGAATCGGTTGCGGGAAAGGAGCAGGAGTCGGAGGTGATCTCTGCGCTACCCGTCCCGATCATTCAGCCCTTTCCTGTCGTAAATTCGTCCCGAGACATAGAGGCCACTGACTCGGAGGTGGTGGTGCCGGCGAGGGAGTCGGAAGACTATCGGCTTCCGGATCCGGAGATGTTAAGCGATCCCTCGGGACCTCTGGATCGAATGTCAGAGGAGGAGTTGAAGGCGCAATCTGAGGTCTTGTCCCGTGCGTTGAGGAGTTTCGGGGTTGACGGCACCGTGACGGAGGTGAGGCCGGGTCCGGTTGTGACGATGTATGAATTCGAGCCGGCGCCTGGGACAAAAGTGGCCCGTATCGTGAATTTGGCCGATGACCTCGCATTGGCGCTGAAGGCGATTAGCCTACGAATTGTTGCGCCGTTGCCGGGTAAGTCGGTGGTGGGGATCGAGGTGCCGAATCGCTCGCGAGAAACCGTCTCGCTGAGAGAAGTCATCATGAGCGACGCGTTTCGTCGTGCCCGATCGAGATTGACGATGGCCTTGGGGAAAGACATCTTCGGTGCACCTGTTACGGCGGACCTCAAGACGATGCCGCATCTCTTGGTGGCTGGTGCCACGGGGGCTGGGAAGAGCGTCAGCTTGAACACGATGTTGCTGAGTATTCTCTTTTCTGCCAAGCCCAGTGAAGTCAAACTGCTGCTGATAGATCCGAAGATGTTGGAGTTTCAGTCGTACGATGGCATTCCCCATCTCCTGAGACCAGTCATTACAGATCCTAAGTCCGCTGCGAGGGGATTGGGGTGGGTGGTGGCCGAAATGGAACGACGGTACAAGCTCTTGGCGGAAGCTGGGGTGCGGAATATTGAGGCCTATAATCGAAAGGTCGCCGATCTGCATGAGACGTTCGCCGAGCAGGATCCCTCCCTTGGGGAACAGACAGAACGTCCAATGGCGTTTCTCTCAGAAGAGGCGCGTCTTTCAGCCGGGGAGACGTCGATTGCCGAAGGGGAGCGGGGGTGTATGCAGCCGAAGCCCACACCACCGGAACCCCTCCCCTTTATTGTCGTCATGATCGACGAATTGGCGGATCTCATGATGGTTGCTCCAAAAGATGTGGAGGACAAGATCGCCCGTCTGGCCCAGATGGCGCGAGCCTCCGGGATTCATCTCGTTCTTGCGACGCAGCGCCCATCAGTTGATGTATTGACCGGCCTGATTAAAGCGAATTTTCCGGCTCGGATTGCGTTTCAAGTATCCTCGAAGACGGATTCACGCACAATTTTGGATGCCAATGGGGCTGAAGCGCTTCTGGGCCGAGGTGACATGCTCTACCTGGCCTCTGGAACTGGCCGGCTTGCCCGCCTGCATGGCTCGTTTGTCTCGGACGAGGATGTTCGTTCGGTCGTAGAGTTTGTGAAGAAACAGGCCTTACCGGTTTATAATCCTGAGTTACAGTCTCTCAAATTGGACGAAGCGGCAGAAGAGGAGTCCAAAGACGAAGTGTATGAGCAAGCGAAAGAACTGGTCCTGTCGAGTGGGCAAGCGTCGGCCTCATTGATCCAACGTCGGCTACGAGTCGGCTATCCTCGGGCGGCCCGCATGATTGAGCAGATGGAAGCAGAGGGGATCGTCGGGGCGGCGGGGCGTGATGGGCGACGGGAAGTACTTGGGCGGCGAGGCCCCGTCGGTGCGGCGGAAGCATGA
- a CDS encoding radical SAM protein, producing the protein MNSILYIFLPCKKVYPVGITYLADFIHRRKPDVRQRILDLSLFPVNQRSQAIRDAATEFKPDLVCFSWRDIQIFSPHEGDSSLEHAFNFYFASNPIKRVVASFAGIKQLYRYYSHIYTILSYPALIRREFPKAQIMIGGGAFTAFADQLIEKLPEGTIGILGEGEDAILKLLEGRSIDDERYIVKEGGRIRKGSHGSPALLDAPAVDLPYLTSIFPQWQEYQGESIGVQSKRGCPYDCAFCLYPYIEGKRVRYRPPEMVVKDISQHYHQWGARRFWFTDAQFITGKEAYPQCTEIMERIISEKLEIEWSGYIRTSLITPDFAKLMVRSGVGDLEVAITSGSQEVLNNLHMGFKLERLYDGCRHLADAGFKGKVILNYSLNSPKETEETLLQSVESYKVVASILGEERVFPLMFFLGIQPNTDLEQRLLEEGYLSAGYNPLMLTPTSIRKLLYNPAPLNSFIAKACLRAWERKQGSRDPRKWTGSLSQTTDQSTAYADKSLSKGIEGNSGRDALLSLEEILRSRRPASSPSQTTEPKTSSVG; encoded by the coding sequence GTGAACTCCATTCTCTATATTTTCCTCCCCTGCAAGAAGGTGTATCCGGTCGGAATCACCTACTTGGCGGACTTCATCCATCGGCGGAAGCCCGACGTTCGTCAGCGCATCCTTGATCTGTCGTTGTTTCCGGTCAACCAGCGCAGTCAGGCCATTCGGGACGCCGCGACGGAGTTCAAACCGGATCTGGTCTGCTTTTCATGGCGCGATATCCAGATTTTTTCGCCGCATGAAGGGGACTCTTCACTGGAACACGCCTTCAATTTTTATTTTGCGAGCAACCCGATCAAGCGCGTCGTCGCTTCGTTCGCCGGCATCAAACAGCTCTACCGCTACTACAGCCATATCTATACAATTCTGTCGTATCCGGCACTGATTCGCAGAGAATTCCCCAAGGCTCAGATCATGATCGGAGGGGGGGCTTTTACCGCATTCGCCGATCAGTTGATTGAAAAGCTGCCGGAAGGCACTATCGGCATACTGGGCGAGGGAGAGGATGCCATTCTCAAGCTCCTCGAAGGACGGTCGATCGACGACGAACGCTATATCGTCAAAGAAGGCGGACGGATCCGAAAAGGTTCCCATGGTTCACCGGCGCTGCTTGATGCACCGGCCGTCGATCTCCCCTATTTGACCTCCATTTTTCCTCAGTGGCAGGAATACCAAGGCGAGTCGATCGGGGTGCAGTCGAAACGAGGCTGTCCCTATGATTGCGCCTTCTGTCTGTATCCCTACATTGAGGGCAAGCGCGTGCGCTACCGGCCACCGGAGATGGTCGTGAAAGACATCTCCCAACATTATCATCAGTGGGGTGCCCGGCGGTTTTGGTTTACCGATGCTCAATTCATTACGGGCAAGGAAGCCTATCCACAATGTACCGAGATCATGGAGCGCATCATCAGCGAGAAGCTGGAGATCGAATGGTCGGGCTACATCCGCACCTCATTGATCACGCCGGATTTTGCCAAGCTGATGGTCCGTTCTGGAGTCGGCGACTTGGAAGTCGCTATCACCTCCGGCTCGCAAGAAGTCCTGAATAATCTGCACATGGGATTCAAGCTGGAGCGACTGTACGACGGATGTCGGCACCTCGCAGATGCGGGGTTTAAGGGCAAGGTTATCCTCAACTATTCATTGAACAGCCCAAAGGAGACTGAAGAAACTCTGCTCCAGAGCGTCGAATCGTACAAAGTGGTGGCCTCGATTCTCGGGGAAGAACGAGTCTTCCCCTTGATGTTTTTCTTGGGCATCCAGCCCAATACCGATCTTGAACAGCGATTATTGGAAGAAGGGTATCTGTCCGCAGGCTATAATCCCTTGATGTTGACGCCGACCAGCATTCGAAAGCTCCTCTATAACCCAGCACCATTGAATTCATTCATCGCCAAAGCATGCCTGCGTGCCTGGGAGCGAAAGCAAGGAAGCCGTGATCCCCGCAAGTGGACAGGCTCTCTCTCGCAGACTACCGATCAGTCAACCGCCTATGCGGATAAAAGCTTGAGCAAAGGGATTGAAGGCAACTCCGGTCGAGATGCCCTCCTCTCCCTCGAAGAGATTCTTCGTTCCCGCCGACCGGCTTCATCCCCTTCCCAGACAACTGAGCCAAAAACAAGCTCCGTTGGTTAA
- a CDS encoding class I SAM-dependent methyltransferase: MTHDPQTPAKVVSTWSGQAREDAVQRMFTSIAGAYDLNNTLLSFGLHYYWKKITASFITPVGRGTALDVGSGTADLALLIESRMGPKGRVIASDLNHAMLAEGLKKIGDKGLRDKITCLQASAEHLGFGDNTFDAVTTGFCMRNVGDLPQAVREIRRVMKPGGRFVCLEFSRPVFGWLRTLYDWYSFKLLPFIGTIVARDRTGVYEYLPASIRTFPDQERLCQILRDAGFRQVSYKNLSGGIVAIHIATK; encoded by the coding sequence ATGACTCACGATCCGCAAACTCCGGCGAAGGTAGTCTCAACCTGGTCGGGCCAGGCCCGAGAGGATGCGGTCCAGCGGATGTTCACCTCGATTGCCGGGGCGTACGATCTGAACAATACGCTCTTGAGCTTCGGCCTCCATTACTATTGGAAGAAGATCACCGCCTCCTTCATTACTCCGGTCGGCCGAGGGACCGCCCTCGATGTCGGATCAGGCACCGCCGACCTTGCACTTCTGATTGAATCTCGCATGGGACCGAAAGGCCGGGTGATCGCCTCAGACCTGAACCATGCGATGCTCGCTGAAGGCCTCAAAAAAATAGGCGACAAAGGCCTCCGCGACAAAATCACTTGCCTGCAGGCCAGCGCAGAACATCTGGGGTTCGGAGACAACACCTTCGATGCGGTCACCACCGGATTCTGCATGCGAAACGTCGGGGATCTGCCTCAAGCTGTACGAGAGATTCGCCGAGTGATGAAGCCCGGGGGGCGTTTCGTATGTCTGGAGTTCTCCCGCCCGGTCTTCGGTTGGTTGCGAACTCTCTATGATTGGTATTCCTTCAAACTCTTACCATTCATCGGCACGATCGTTGCCCGCGACCGAACCGGCGTCTATGAATACCTGCCCGCATCAATCCGGACGTTTCCTGATCAAGAGCGGTTGTGCCAGATCCTCCGCGATGCCGGATTTCGTCAGGTGTCGTATAAGAACCTCAGCGGCGGCATCGTCGCCATTCATATCGCCACAAAGTAG
- a CDS encoding 2OG-Fe(II) oxygenase: MSCVTEVIDQAVARLDFDRLHQEYWEQNEFLVIKQFLPRTFVEEVFVPQAQGVKAELNRNYIPGHKKGGSVSYYTVQEKAPRFLDLYRADSFRRFLDRLVNAKLMFCPDNDPHSCALYYYTEPGDHIGFHYDTSYYKGARYTILMGLVDRSTQCKLVCELFKDHPTKQPRHLELITEPGDMVIFNGDKLWHAVTPLGEGEERIALTMEYVTNPEMGTVKRLYSNLKDSFGYFGFATVFKRALGLSRSK, encoded by the coding sequence ATGAGCTGCGTGACCGAAGTGATTGATCAAGCGGTGGCGCGGTTGGATTTCGACCGTCTCCACCAGGAGTATTGGGAACAAAACGAGTTCCTCGTCATCAAGCAATTCTTGCCCCGTACCTTTGTCGAGGAGGTCTTTGTTCCCCAAGCCCAAGGCGTCAAGGCAGAGCTGAACCGTAATTACATTCCCGGCCATAAGAAAGGCGGGAGCGTCAGCTACTACACGGTGCAGGAAAAGGCTCCACGCTTTCTTGATCTCTATCGGGCCGATTCATTCAGAAGATTCTTAGATCGTCTTGTCAATGCCAAGCTGATGTTCTGCCCGGACAACGATCCCCACTCCTGTGCTCTTTACTACTATACGGAACCGGGCGACCACATCGGCTTCCATTACGATACGTCCTACTACAAAGGCGCGCGCTATACCATTCTCATGGGCCTGGTGGATCGATCAACCCAGTGCAAGCTCGTCTGCGAGCTCTTCAAAGACCATCCGACTAAGCAGCCTCGCCATCTTGAGTTGATCACTGAACCGGGGGATATGGTGATTTTCAACGGGGACAAGCTTTGGCATGCGGTGACTCCGCTTGGAGAGGGGGAGGAGAGGATTGCCCTGACGATGGAATATGTCACGAATCCTGAGATGGGGACCGTCAAGCGGTTATATTCGAACCTCAAAGATTCATTTGGTTATTTCGGCTTTGCCACGGTTTTCAAGCGGGCGCTGGGGCTCAGCCGCTCCAAGTGA
- a CDS encoding outer membrane lipoprotein carrier protein LolA has product MTHWWVAATLSVIFVLPVLAADGAKDEKAAQEVRDVVKQLQMRYEKTIDLQADFSQKTKIEGFERPVTSSGKVYIKKPGRLRWDYLDPATEQIYVNQDDVKVYVPEHKQVLVGKLTHMAASKAPLELLQGAAKLDESFDIEPSKGRERGATGLPLLTLIPKAKEHESTQNLQKIVVEVFPKTYYIRTVSLYEISGNVAIFEFSNLKPNLGLGNEVFDFKTPPDTEVVKAPVLNGP; this is encoded by the coding sequence ATGACACATTGGTGGGTAGCGGCAACCCTCTCCGTGATCTTCGTTCTGCCGGTCTTGGCAGCTGACGGAGCAAAAGATGAGAAAGCTGCGCAAGAAGTTCGCGATGTCGTCAAACAACTGCAGATGCGATATGAAAAGACCATCGATCTCCAAGCAGACTTTTCACAAAAGACGAAAATCGAAGGGTTTGAACGTCCGGTGACATCCTCCGGCAAGGTCTACATCAAAAAACCCGGTCGGTTGAGATGGGACTATCTTGATCCTGCGACTGAGCAGATCTATGTGAATCAAGACGATGTGAAAGTCTATGTGCCGGAACACAAGCAAGTACTCGTTGGGAAACTGACACACATGGCTGCCTCTAAGGCACCGCTGGAGCTCTTACAAGGTGCGGCCAAATTGGATGAGTCGTTTGACATTGAACCATCGAAGGGGAGAGAGCGTGGGGCAACTGGATTGCCGCTTCTGACCCTGATTCCCAAGGCCAAGGAACATGAATCGACGCAGAATCTCCAAAAGATCGTCGTCGAAGTGTTCCCCAAAACGTATTATATTCGAACCGTGTCTCTCTATGAAATCAGCGGGAACGTCGCTATCTTTGAGTTTTCGAATCTGAAACCCAATCTCGGATTAGGAAATGAGGTGTTTGATTTTAAAACACCTCCTGATACCGAAGTGGTGAAGGCTCCGGTGTTGAATGGGCCGTAA
- a CDS encoding radical SAM protein, which translates to MGKSLPIFNGVSGTLGSLQQHVARFFPPTPDKSDGPFDGRTVDDFKPYLVALNLTKRCNLKCDHCYLDATTKAAGGDDELTTEECYRLIDQIAQVNQGCLLVITGGEPLVRPDILDIARYAVKLGFMVVFGTNGMLIDDQMAKTLVEIGVMGVGISIDSLNAAKHNAFRGVPGAWEAAVAGIEASKRNGLQFQIHFSAQPMNYKELPEVITWAHQLGARVLNVFFMVCTGRGEELTDITPAQYEEVLGYLIDCQDDYKGMLVRARCAPHFKRLAYEKDPNSPITKATGYMGGGCLAGTNYARVTPNGELTPCPYMPLSAGNLRQHSFVDLWERSDIFNSFRYPQLKGKCGDCEYSDICGGCRARPYVDHGDWLDEDQWCLYTPKGGEKIKVAFNVAEETEVVWDEASALRLSRIPYFLRAMVKKGVEKHARENNVQTITVELMEELRKKRFGNDAPVFKF; encoded by the coding sequence ATGGGCAAATCGCTTCCCATCTTTAACGGTGTTTCAGGAACGCTGGGCTCCTTGCAACAACACGTCGCCCGCTTCTTTCCCCCGACTCCCGACAAGAGCGACGGGCCTTTCGACGGACGAACCGTCGATGACTTCAAGCCCTATCTCGTTGCGCTCAACCTCACTAAGCGCTGTAATCTCAAGTGCGATCACTGCTACCTCGACGCCACGACAAAGGCCGCAGGTGGTGACGACGAACTCACCACCGAGGAATGCTACCGGTTGATTGATCAGATCGCCCAGGTCAACCAAGGGTGTCTCTTGGTGATTACCGGCGGAGAGCCGCTGGTCCGACCCGATATTCTCGACATTGCGCGCTACGCCGTGAAACTCGGCTTCATGGTGGTCTTTGGGACTAACGGCATGCTGATCGATGATCAGATGGCCAAGACTCTGGTGGAGATCGGCGTCATGGGCGTGGGAATCAGCATCGATTCATTGAATGCCGCCAAGCATAACGCATTTCGTGGTGTCCCCGGCGCGTGGGAGGCTGCGGTAGCAGGTATCGAAGCGAGTAAACGAAACGGCCTGCAGTTCCAAATCCATTTCAGTGCACAGCCGATGAATTACAAGGAACTGCCGGAGGTCATCACCTGGGCTCACCAACTTGGAGCCCGTGTGCTCAACGTCTTCTTCATGGTGTGTACAGGCCGCGGGGAAGAACTGACGGATATCACCCCTGCCCAGTATGAAGAGGTGCTTGGCTACCTGATCGACTGCCAAGACGATTACAAAGGGATGCTGGTTCGCGCCCGTTGCGCCCCACACTTTAAACGGCTGGCCTACGAAAAAGACCCCAACTCTCCGATCACGAAGGCAACCGGGTACATGGGAGGCGGATGCCTCGCCGGGACGAATTATGCCCGCGTGACACCGAACGGCGAGCTCACTCCTTGTCCCTATATGCCGCTGTCGGCGGGGAACTTGCGCCAGCACAGTTTCGTCGATCTGTGGGAGCGCTCGGATATCTTCAATTCGTTCCGCTATCCTCAGTTGAAGGGAAAATGCGGCGACTGTGAATACAGCGACATCTGCGGTGGTTGCCGTGCCCGCCCCTATGTCGACCATGGTGACTGGCTCGACGAGGATCAGTGGTGTCTCTACACGCCGAAGGGCGGCGAGAAAATCAAGGTGGCGTTCAACGTCGCAGAAGAAACCGAGGTAGTATGGGACGAAGCCTCCGCACTCAGGTTGAGCCGTATCCCTTACTTTCTCCGCGCCATGGTGAAGAAAGGCGTGGAGAAACATGCGCGTGAGAATAACGTCCAGACGATCACCGTCGAATTGATGGAGGAACTGCGCAAGAAGCGGTTCGGCAACGACGCACCGGTCTTCAAGTTCTAA